Proteins encoded in a region of the candidate division KSB1 bacterium genome:
- a CDS encoding ISNCY family transposase — MRKRFEIQYELGATPIENLEIPLRSRDEMPPVLRALQYIYTTPELNQGVFDILEAKVLHGKKKTGRQGMTLWEILVLATVRLARDVDYDALHYMSNSDMNIRGLLGICKFGKTAKEYSLQSLKDNIDLLDDEMLEQINDLVVEAGHQLIKKKDEKLNVKVDSYVLESTVHFPTDINLLFDAARKSLQLAQRLAVAFRLPGWRKAQYWINQFKSHARQVGKLFFSGGKNKQEKLQQATRAYLQLARQLSQKLDAAEVDSQAIEQASDKQKALLDELKYFKGHLDNQIHLVTRRILFGETIPHAEKVFSLFEPYTEWIQKGKAGKRQELGLKLAIATDQFGFILSRKLMQKQHDKDLAVPMAKAILEKYEVQSMSFDKNYWTPKNYETLSELVPNLILPKKGKLNGDEYEREHCKTFIALRKQHSAVESAINCLEHHGLNRCPDRGLSHFKKYAALGILACNLHKIGNLLQEKERKKSKNKPLRKAA, encoded by the coding sequence CAGTACGAACTTGGAGCCACCCCCATCGAGAATCTTGAGATTCCGCTCAGGAGTCGAGACGAGATGCCACCGGTTCTGCGAGCGTTGCAATACATTTACACAACTCCTGAGTTAAACCAGGGAGTCTTCGACATTCTCGAAGCCAAAGTCCTGCACGGCAAGAAAAAGACAGGCCGTCAAGGCATGACCTTATGGGAAATCCTGGTTCTGGCGACAGTGCGGTTGGCCCGTGATGTCGATTATGATGCGCTTCATTATATGAGTAACTCCGATATGAATATCCGCGGCCTCCTGGGCATCTGCAAGTTCGGGAAAACAGCCAAAGAGTATTCCTTGCAAAGCCTAAAAGACAATATCGATCTGCTTGATGATGAGATGCTGGAGCAGATCAATGACTTAGTGGTCGAGGCCGGGCATCAGTTGATTAAAAAAAAAGACGAAAAGCTCAACGTTAAGGTCGATTCGTATGTGCTTGAATCCACTGTCCACTTTCCAACCGACATCAATCTCTTATTTGACGCTGCCCGCAAGAGCCTGCAACTGGCCCAGCGGCTGGCTGTGGCTTTTAGGCTGCCGGGATGGCGCAAGGCTCAGTACTGGATAAATCAATTTAAATCTCACGCTCGTCAAGTCGGCAAACTCTTCTTCTCTGGCGGCAAGAACAAACAAGAAAAACTGCAGCAGGCAACCCGGGCATATTTGCAGCTAGCGCGCCAATTGAGTCAAAAACTCGATGCGGCTGAAGTTGATTCTCAGGCTATCGAACAGGCATCTGACAAACAAAAAGCGCTCCTGGATGAATTGAAATACTTCAAAGGGCATCTTGACAACCAGATTCATTTGGTCACCAGGCGTATCCTTTTCGGAGAAACTATTCCTCACGCAGAGAAAGTGTTCTCGCTTTTTGAACCCTATACCGAGTGGATTCAAAAAGGCAAAGCCGGAAAACGCCAGGAGTTAGGCCTGAAGCTTGCGATTGCCACCGACCAATTCGGCTTTATCCTCTCACGCAAACTGATGCAGAAACAACATGACAAAGACCTGGCGGTCCCCATGGCCAAAGCGATTCTGGAAAAATATGAGGTGCAAAGCATGAGCTTTGACAAGAACTACTGGACACCTAAGAACTATGAAACGCTTTCGGAGTTGGTACCGAATTTAATCTTGCCCAAAAAAGGCAAACTCAATGGTGACGAATACGAGCGTGAACACTGCAAAACCTTTATCGCTTTGCGTAAGCAGCACTCCGCAGTGGAATCCGCCATCAATTGCCTGGAACATCACGGTTTGAACCGTTGTCCCGATAGAGGCTTGAGCCATTTCAAAAAGTATGCTGCGCTCGGCATCCTGGCCTGTAACCTGCACAAGATTGGCAACCTTCTTCAGGAGAAGGA